Genomic window (Streptomyces sp. NBC_00078):
GGCCGGGGCGGCGGACTTGCCGTGAGCCGTGCCGCTCGCGCCCGGCGACGGCGTCGTACCGTCACTGGCCGTCGGCGTCGAACCGGGCACGACGATTCCGATGCCCGTGCCGGTGCCTGCGGGCCGGGCCGAGTCCGCGGGCCGTGAGGTCGGCTCGACCTGACCGGCCGGCTTGTCGTCCTTCTGGCCCGGCACGGGCAGCCAGGGAGCGTCGGAACTCCCGGACAGCAGCGTGACGACGATGACGACGGCGTAGACCGCGCAGGCCGTGCCGACGGCTATGCCCAGACGGCGAAAGCGCCGGCTGCGGCGGCCCGACTCGTCGACGAAGACCGGTGCGTCACAGCCGTCGGAGCCACCGCCGGTCTCCCCCTCGGCATTGCGCAGGCGCCGGTCCTGCTGCATGCCGACGGCGTCGAGCTGGACGGTCACCTCGTGCGGGTCGTGGGACTGGGCGCTCTCGCCCGGCGCCTCCCACGGATCGCGCAGGCCGACGGCCCGGCCTTGTTCGGGATGGCGTCCGGAGCCCCCGCTCAGTACGTCGGTCGCGTCGATGTCCGCGAAGCCCCCACGAGGGACTCCGGTTCTCGCCGTGTCCGGAAACGACTGGGTGATGCCATTCCTTCTGGCTTCCCCTGTTATTGGAAGGGCCTGGGCCTCTGATGCCGCTTCGGGCCATTCCGGTTGGGCGTCTTCCCGCCACTTTTTCACGTGCACGCACATCCCCCCACGGGACAGTTCTGGGTGCGCGTACGACACGAGCACACGCCGGCCGAACCCGGCCCCCACCGGATTCGAGCGCCCCCTACCACAACGTGCTCGGGCCCTGAATGTAGCGCATGGGGAGGTTCTGTGTGCGCAACGTGTCAGCCGTGACCCTGAATGATCTCTGCATCGATGGCTGGAACCCATCCATTGGAGGGCACTCGAAGCCACTGCTCCTCGACCGACAGTTCGACCGCAGCCCGTCGAAGCGCACCGAATCCGGGGTGCACCAGACCCTTCCGCCACACAAGTGACACCGGCGACAAAGGGACAGGATCGATCAAGGGACGCAGCACCCTGCCAGGCATGGCGGGAAAATCCACGACGGCGAGAATGGGGCTCCGCATCCTGGCCATGATCCTTTGGAACTCCTCGTCCGCGACGGCCAGCGGCACGGGCTGTGCGATTTCGATGCCACGGCCGTCGAACAAACGGCGTGCGAGATCGGTCCATTCCGGCGTACGCGGATTTCCGGCGCCGGCGTACACCGTCTCCCCTTTCAGAGCGGCGAGCGGCACCGCCTCCAGGGACGCCAGCTGATGATCCTCGGGCAGCACGACCGCCATCGGCTCGTATCGCACGGGCTGGTGCTCCAGCCGGGCCCGCAGCACCGGGTCCAGCCCCGCGAACCGCCCGAACGAGGCGTCCAGCCGCCCCGCGAGCAACTCACCGGCAGCGCCCGTAAGGCCGCTCTCGTAGCGGGCCATCAGCTCCTGCTCGGGGGCGAGTTCACGGGCCCGGTGCAGGACGCGGCGCGCGGTGGCCTGGTCCGGGAAGTTGAGGTCGACCAGCAGCGGCCGGGCCTGCCCGAAGGCGGCGAGCAGCGCGTCCTGCGCCTCCAGCACCCGGCGCGCGTACGGCAGCAGCCGCTCGCCGTCGGCCGTCAGCGTCACCTGCCGGGTCGACCGCACGAACAGGTCGACGTCGAGTTCCCGCTCCAGCCGCCGCACATCCCGGCTGAGCGCCTGCTGGGCGACGTGGAGCCTGGCGGCGGCGCGGGTGAAGTGCAGTTCCTCGGCGACGGTGAGGAAGGCGCGCAACAGGCGCGGATCGAGGTGACCGGTCGCGGGCATCCGGCGAACTTACAACAGGAGTGCGTGAATCGGTACGGAGAAGGTGTTGGACCCCTTGACCGGGTACGGGCGACGGTGGTGCCCATGCCGCAGCCGTCCGACAGGAAAGCCCCGCTGTTCACGGTCACCGCCGACACCCTCGTCGCCGTCGACTTCAACCCCCGTACCGGGACCGGCCCTCCCGGCCCCTACCGCCGCCTCTTCGCCGTCCCCGGCGTCCGCGCCTTCACCGCCGGCAACCTCCTGGCCCGCCTCCCCATGGGCATGTTCAGTGTGAGCGCGGTCGTGATGATCGCCGGTGCGCGCGGCTCGTACGCCCTGGCGGGCGCCGTCACCGCGGCCGGCCTCGCGGCGACGGCCGCGGTGGCCCCGTGGACCGCGCGGCTCGTCGACCGGCACGGCCAGGCCCGGATCGCCGTACCCGCCACGGTGATCGCGGTCCTCGGCTCCCTCGCCCTTCTGCTGTGCGTGCACTTCGACGCGCCCGCCTGGACTCTGTTCGCCTCGTACGCCGCCACCGCGACGACCCCGAACACCGGCGGCATGTCCCGCGCCCGCTGGGCCCACCTGCTGGAGGGCGACGAGGGCGCGCTGCACACCGCGAACTCCTTCGAACAGGCCGCCGACGAGCTGTGCTTCATGCTGGGCCCGGTGCTCGCCGCCTTCCTGTGCGGGACGTTCTTCCCGGAGGCGGGCACGCTGGCCGGGGCGGTGCTGCTGCTGAGCGGCATGCTGCTGTTCGCCGCGCAGCGCTCGACCGAGCCGCCGGCGCGGCGGCAGGCCCGCGCCGGGTCCCCGTTCCGCGCACCCGGAATGCGCCCACTGCTCGCTGTCTGCCTGGCGATGGGCGCCGTGTTCGGGTCCATGGAGGTCGTCACGATCGCGTTCGCGGACGCGCAGGGACACCGTTCGGCGGCGGGCGTCGTGCTCGCGCTGCAGGCGGCGGGTTCGTGCGCGGCCGGGCTGCTGTACGGGGCACTGCCGCAGTCCGGTGCCGCCTCGGCCCGGCTGCCCTGGTGCGTCGCGGCGATGACCGCCCTGCTGACCCTCCCCCTCCTCGCCGCCGCCCTCAGCGGCTCGCTCCCGCTGCTGGCGCTCACGCTGCTGATCGCCGGCATGGCGACCGCCCCGACCATGGTCACGACCATGACGCTGGTGCAGCGGCGCAGCCCCGAGGGCCGGCTGAACGAGGGCATGACCCTCGCGGTGACCGGCCTGCTCGGCGGGATCGCCTGCGGCTCGGCGGCCGGCGGCTCGCTGGTGGACCACCTCTCGCCCACGGCCGGGTTCGGGGTG
Coding sequences:
- a CDS encoding MFS transporter, with translation MPQPSDRKAPLFTVTADTLVAVDFNPRTGTGPPGPYRRLFAVPGVRAFTAGNLLARLPMGMFSVSAVVMIAGARGSYALAGAVTAAGLAATAAVAPWTARLVDRHGQARIAVPATVIAVLGSLALLLCVHFDAPAWTLFASYAATATTPNTGGMSRARWAHLLEGDEGALHTANSFEQAADELCFMLGPVLAAFLCGTFFPEAGTLAGAVLLLSGMLLFAAQRSTEPPARRQARAGSPFRAPGMRPLLAVCLAMGAVFGSMEVVTIAFADAQGHRSAAGVVLALQAAGSCAAGLLYGALPQSGAASARLPWCVAAMTALLTLPLLAAALSGSLPLLALTLLIAGMATAPTMVTTMTLVQRRSPEGRLNEGMTLAVTGLLGGIACGSAAGGSLVDHLSPTAGFGVPATAAAVALVISLAHGIPADPNSDSRPMH
- a CDS encoding LysR family transcriptional regulator, which codes for MPATGHLDPRLLRAFLTVAEELHFTRAAARLHVAQQALSRDVRRLERELDVDLFVRSTRQVTLTADGERLLPYARRVLEAQDALLAAFGQARPLLVDLNFPDQATARRVLHRARELAPEQELMARYESGLTGAAGELLAGRLDASFGRFAGLDPVLRARLEHQPVRYEPMAVVLPEDHQLASLEAVPLAALKGETVYAGAGNPRTPEWTDLARRLFDGRGIEIAQPVPLAVADEEFQRIMARMRSPILAVVDFPAMPGRVLRPLIDPVPLSPVSLVWRKGLVHPGFGALRRAAVELSVEEQWLRVPSNGWVPAIDAEIIQGHG